One Terriglobales bacterium genomic window, CGGAGGCGCGGAGAAACCGAGATTTGATCGCTTTCCTCCGCGTCTCAGCGTCTCGGCCGTAAATTCGTTCTTGGCATGACCGCAAAACAGTTCGCCACCGATATTGTCCGCGCGCTCCACGACCGCGGGCACCAGGCGTACCTGGTGGGCGGATGTGTGCGCGACCTCCAGCTCGGGCGCGAGCCCGCCGACTACGACGTGGCCACTGACGCCACGCCGGATGAAGTCATGCGCATCTTCCCCGACACATTCGCCGTCGGCGCGCAGTTCGGTGTGGTGCTCGTCCCGCTGCCGCGCGCGACCGAGGAGCAGCTCGCCGCGGTCCCCGACGAGCATCCCGGCTCCGGGCACCGTCACTCGGTCGAGGTCGCCACGTTTCGCAGTGACATCGGCTACTCTGACGGGCGCCATCCCGACCAGGTGCGCTTCAGCCGCAGCGCCGAAGAGGACGCGCAGCGCCGCGACTTCACCATCAACGCCCTGCTGCTCGATCCGCTCAACAACCAGCTGCTCGACTACGTGGGCGGACGCCGCGACCTGGAGCGCGGCATCATCCGCGCCATTGGCGATCCGCACCGGCGCTTCGCTGAAGACAAGCTGCGCATGCTGCGCGCCGTGCGCTTCGCTGCGCGCTTCGACTACTGGATCGAGCCCAAAACGCTGGCGGCCATCAAGGAACTCGCTCCGCAAATCCACCAGGTTTCGCACGAGCGCGTGCGCGACGAGCTGCTCAAGATGCTGACCGAAGGCCACGCGCGCCACGCCTTCGAGCTGCTCGACCAGACCGGCCTGCTCAAGGAAGTCCTGCCCGAGATTGCGGCGATGAAGGGCGTGGAGCAGCCGCCTCAGTTTCATCCCGAGGGCGATGTGTGGGTGCACACGCTGCTACTGCTCGATGGTCTTCAGGCCGGGGCTTCCGCCACGCTCGCGCTCGGCGCTTTGCTGCACGACGTGGGCAAGCCGCCCACCTTCCGCCGCGCCCCCGACCGCATCCGCTTCGACGGCCACGTGGAGGTCGGAATGAAGATGGCGCAGGAAATCTGCCGCCGGCTGCGGCTCTCGACCCACGAAACCGACCAGGTGGTGGCGCTCGTCGGCAACCACATGCGCTTTGCCGACGTGGAGCAGATGAAGGACTCGACCTTCAAGCGCTTTGTCCGCCTGCCGCGCTTCGACGAGCACATGGAACTCCATCGGCTCGACTGCATGGCCAGCCATCGCGACCTGGACCGCTACAATTTCACACGTCACCGATTGGCCGAAATGCCGCCCGAGGCGATCCGGCCGGCGCCGCTCATCACCGGCAGCGACCTGATCGCGGCCGGCTATGCGCCCGGGCCGCTGTTCAAGGAAATCCTTGCCGCCGTCGAAGACCAGCAGCTCGAAGGGCGTCTTGCGTCGCGGGACGAAGCCATGCAGTTCGTCGCGCGCCAGTTCCCGCTGGCCGCACAGCGCGAATGCTAAGATTGAACATCGGGTCATCGGGTTATTGACCACTGGGCCCTGATTGTCGGTTCAATGATCAATGACCCGATGACCCGATGTTCAATCGCGATGGAGCCGGCGCGTCCAGCCCTGCACAAGATCGCTCTCGACCTGCTGAGGCAGGCGGGCGAGGCGGAGGCGCCGCTGTTGGCCTGGCGGCTGGTGTGCGGATCGAGCGTCGCTGAGCGGACGCGTGCCACGGCATTCGCCACGCCCGTGCTCACGGTCGAAGTGCCCGACGCTGCCTGGCGCGCCGAACTGAAGTCGCTCGAGCCGCAGTACCTGGCGGCGCTGCGCCAGATGCTCGGCGAA contains:
- a CDS encoding CCA tRNA nucleotidyltransferase; this translates as MTAKQFATDIVRALHDRGHQAYLVGGCVRDLQLGREPADYDVATDATPDEVMRIFPDTFAVGAQFGVVLVPLPRATEEQLAAVPDEHPGSGHRHSVEVATFRSDIGYSDGRHPDQVRFSRSAEEDAQRRDFTINALLLDPLNNQLLDYVGGRRDLERGIIRAIGDPHRRFAEDKLRMLRAVRFAARFDYWIEPKTLAAIKELAPQIHQVSHERVRDELLKMLTEGHARHAFELLDQTGLLKEVLPEIAAMKGVEQPPQFHPEGDVWVHTLLLLDGLQAGASATLALGALLHDVGKPPTFRRAPDRIRFDGHVEVGMKMAQEICRRLRLSTHETDQVVALVGNHMRFADVEQMKDSTFKRFVRLPRFDEHMELHRLDCMASHRDLDRYNFTRHRLAEMPPEAIRPAPLITGSDLIAAGYAPGPLFKEILAAVEDQQLEGRLASRDEAMQFVARQFPLAAQREC
- a CDS encoding DUF721 domain-containing protein — encoded protein: MTRCSIAMEPARPALHKIALDLLRQAGEAEAPLLAWRLVCGSSVAERTRATAFATPVLTVEVPDAAWRAELKSLEPQYLAALRQMLGERVTRIEFVVVGGSRRPPA